CCAATATAATATATACAAATATCCAAACCTTATCACCAATTATATTATGATTAAAAAATATAATTGGTGAATCTTGATAAGAAAATATAGCAATAGAGAGATTTATAGTATTATTCGCATAAGTCTAGACAATAGATATGGTATAATAATTAAAAATATTCTAAATTTAATGGAGGAATAGTAGTTGTGCATAAATATATAGAATTTAATGATGTAAAAAAGATTTACAAAATGGGTGATATTGAAATATCGGCTTTAAGTGGAGTTGATTTTTCTATACATAAAGGCGAATTTGTGGTAGTGGCAGGAGCAAGCGGCGCAGGAAAAAGTACAATACTTAATATTTTAGGTGGTATGGACAGCCCTACAAGTGGAACTGTTATTGTTGATAATAAAAAAATAAATAATTATTTAAATAAAGAATTAATAACATATAGACGATTTGATATTGGATTTGTATTTCAATTTTATAATCTAGTACAGAATCTTACAGCTAGGGAAAACGTTGAATTGGCCACTCAAATATGCAAAGATCCATTGGATATAGATGAAATTATGGCTGCTGTAGGTTTAGAAAATAGAAAAAATAACTTTCCAGCACAGCTATCTGGTGGAGAGCAACAAAGAGTTGCAATAGCGAGAGCACTTGCTAAAAATCCAAAATTGTTATTATGTGATGAGCCTACAGGAGCCTTAGATTATAATACAGGAAAGTCTATACTTAAATTACTCCAAGATACATGCAGAAAGATGGGTATGACCGTTATTATAATAACTCATAATTTAGCTTTAACACCAATGGGAGATAAAGTTATAAAGGTTAAAAATGGAAAAATAGAAAGTGTTACTATAAATGAAAAGCCAGTTCCAGTGGAAAGGATAGAGTGGTAGCAATGAAGAGTGTTTTAAATAAAGACATCATAAGAGATATACGTAAATCAAGAGGTAGGTTTTTATCTATTTTATGTATAGTTGCATTAGGTGTAGCTTTTTTTTCTGGGATCAAAGTTTCACCTATAGTTATGAAAAAAACTTCAGATGATTATTATGATAAATATAATTTTATGGATATCAAAATCATATCTACTTTAGGTCTTATTGATGAAGATGTAAATGAAGTAAAAAAAATACCAGAAGTTGATGGTATTTTTCCTACGTATTCAACGGATGTATTAACAGATTATAAATCAGAACAGCATGTTTTAAAAATTCATGCATTACCTATAAATGAGATAGCCCAAAATAGTAAAAATTATATAAATAAAGTTAATGTTGTAGATGGTAGGCTTCCACAAAATTCAGGTGAGTGCGTAGTTGAACAAAATAAAGTTGGTAAATTTGATGTACCAATTGGAACAAAAATTAAATTAGAGTCAGGAACTGATGATAAACTTGACAACACATTAAAGAAAACTGAATATACAGTTGTAGGGAAAATAGAAACTCCATATTATTTATCTTATGAAAAAGGAAGTAGTTCTATAGGTAATGGAACTATAAGTTCTGTAATAATGATTCCGCAGGATGATTTTAAGATAGATTCATATACAGAGATGTTTGTCACCTTAAAAGGGGCTAAAGAAAAAAATTCTTATGATGATAAATATTTTGAGGATATAAAAGTCGTAACAAATAAAATAGACGATATATCTAAAGGTAGAATAGATGCTAGATACAATGAAGTCATAAATACCGCAAATGATGAGTTGGATAAAGGAAAATTAGAATATTATAATAAAAAGAAGGAAGTAAGTGAAAAACTAGAAAACGCGGAGATAAATATATTAAATTCAGAAAAACAATTAAAAAAAGGTGAGGAAGAGCTAAAAAGAAACCAACAAACAATTAAAAAACAAATAGAAGATGGAAAGCTTAAAATAAATCAAGGTGAAAATTCATTAAATAATGGATATTTACAATATGAAAAAGGATTAAAACTATTTAATGATAATAAATCAAAAGCTGAGATTGGATTTAAAGATGCACAGCAAAAGCTAGATGATCTTAATAGTAAAATCGATAATCTTTATAGTTATAATAAAACAATAGAAAGTAAGCTAAATGATGATAGTTTAAGTTTAGATGAGATTGAGTATTTAAAAAGTGAATTAGATAAAAATAATAAAATTATAAATGATTTAAATATATCTTATGAGCAAGGCATAAAAAACTTAAATTTAAAAAAGCAAGAATTAATAAATGCAGAACAAAAGTTAACCAATACAAAAGAAACATTAGATAAAAATAAACAAAAGTTAGAATTAGAAAAAAGAAATTTAGTATTAATAGAAAAAAAATCAGAAAAAGAATTTAAAAAATCTGAAGAAAGAATTAAAGATGGTAAAATAAAGTTAGAATCTGGAAAATTAAGTTTAAAAGAATCTAAAGAAAAAGCTGAAGATGAGTTAGATAAAGCTAATAAAAAAATAAAAGACTCTGAAGATGAAATTAAAAAGATAGAAAAACCTGAGTGGTATATATTAGATAGAAATAGTCATTATTCATATGCCGAATACGCTAGCTGTGCAAGTAGTATAGATGCACTTTCTAAAATATTCCCAGTATTCTTTTTTTCTGTAGCAGCGCTAGTTTGTTTAACAACTATGACAAGAATGGTTGATGAGCAACGAGTTAATATTGGAACACTAAAAGCTTTAGGATATACGAAAGGAAAAATAGCAAAAAAATATATACTATATGCACTAATTGCTAGTTTGATAGGTAGTATTATAGGTATATTGATTGGATTTACTGTATTTCCAATAGTTGTATTTAATGCTTATAAGATGATGTACGTATTGCCAAAAGTTCAATTATCATTTAATTTTCCACTAGCAATGGGCGTTACATTTACTGCTATTTCTATAACTACAATAGCAGCATATAGCGCATGTTATAAAGAATTAAGAGAAAATCCATCTGTATTAATGAGGCCAAAGGCACCTAAAAACGGGAAAAGAATATGGTTAGAAAAAATTCCTTTTATATGGGACAAGGTAGGATTTATAGGTAAAGTAACTATAAGAAATATATTTAGATATAAAAAAAGATTTTTAATGACTATACTTGGAATATCTGGATGTACAGCACTTATATTAACCGGATTAGGTATAAAGGATTCAATACAAATGATAGTTGATGTACAGTATGGAAGGATATTTAAATATGATATGACTATAACTATAGATAATAGTGCCAAATTAAGTGAAATAAAAAAAATTCATAATCGAATAGATAGTACTGAATCTATAGCTAGCTATTTGTTTATGAATAATCAAAATGGAAAATTAATATCAGATGAAAAAGAAAAACAAATAACTATAGTTATCCCTAAAGATAAAATAAAAATGGAAGAATTTATAGGACTGCAAGATAGAGCTAGTCAAAAAAATATTAAGATAATTGAAGATGGTATAGTTCTTAGTGAGAAAACAGCTAGAGATTTAGAATTAAAAGTTGGAGATACTGTTGAAATTTTAAACAGCAAAGATCAAATAGCAAAAGCTAAAATAATAGGAATAACAGAAAATTACGTATCTCATTATGTATATATGTCAAAAGAATATTATAAAAAATTATATAAAAGAGATATAAATTATAATAGAGTAGTGGGAACCATAAGTGATAAATCTATTAATGGTGAAAATACTTTGTCTAAAGATTTAGTTGGATATTCAAAGATAAATGGAATATCATTCAATACTGGAGTAAAAGAAAACTTTGAAAATACAGTGAAAAGTCTAAATTATGTTGTTCTTATAATGACTATATCTGCAGGAGCATTAGCATTTGTAGTTTTATATAATTTAACTAATGTAAATATTTCAGAAAGAATAAGAGAAATTGCTACTATAAAAGTGCTAGGTTTCTATGATAATGAAGTGTCTGCATATATTTATAGAGAAAATATAATTTTAACTATTATAGGAACATTTGTAGGTCTAGGAATAGGAAAACTACTACATCAATTTATAATGATAACTGTAGAAATAGAAAGTATGATGTTTGGAAGAGTTATAGGAAGTAAGAGCTATATAATAGCAGCAATACTAACTATAGTACTTGGATTAATAGTTAATTTTACAATGTATTACAAATTAAAAAATGTAAAAATGGTAGAATCGTTAAAATCTGTAGATTAATAGAAAATTATGACCAAATAAATTACTGTCAAAAATAAATAATATCTCATAGTATATGTTAGGAGTGAATACTCCACAAATTTTATATATCAACAGGGGGTAATAAAATGTTAGACAGATTATTTGGTGAAGGTGGATTCGGAGGAATCTGGATAGTAGTATTATTTTTTATATTCTTAGCTTTTTCTGAGTGTTGGGTAGATATAGACATATGTGCTTGGATACCTTTCTTAATACTATTATTAATAGTTTGTGGAGCAGGAGATATATTTGATGGAGGATGTGGATGCTAATTATTTTAGTCAAACATCTTTAATTATCTAAAGTTATAAAAAGAACTATCTTTAATACGATAGTTCTTTTTTATTTTATATGAAAAATACATGTTATTAACTTATATAAAATTTAACAAAAGAACAAACTAAGTATAATTTAAACCTTCAAAAATAATCTTGAAATATTTATATTTGGAATGTATAATATAAACTTAAAGTGAAAAAATGAAAAAACATCGATAGAATGTTAATCAATTTCACTTTATATAAATATAAAATAAATATAAATATACGGTTATCAAAAATTAAATAATTAGTGAGGTGGCAATATGAAAATAGGATTCGATCACAAGAAATATTTAGAGGAGCAATCAAAGTATATATTAGAAAGAGTCAATAACTTTGATAAGCTTTATTTAGAATTCGGTGGTAAGTTAATGGGAGACTTACATGCAAAAAGAGTATTACCAGGATTTGATGAAAATGCAAAAATAAAAGTACTTCAAAACATAAAGGAAAAAGTTGAAGTAGTTATATGTGTTTATGCAGGAGACATTGAAAGAAACAAAATCAGAGGCGATTTTGGTATAACTTATGATATGGAAGTTTTAAGACTTATCGATGACTTAAGAAAGTACGAACTAGATGTAAACAGTGTTGTTATAACAAGATTTGAAGGACAACCTGCAACTACAGTATTCATAAATAAATTAGAGCGTAGAGGTATAAAAGTATACAAGCACGCACCAACAAAGGGATATCCTACTGATGTAGATACAATCGTTAGTGATGAAGGATACGGAGCAAATCCATATATAGAAACTACTAAGCCAATAGTTGTTGTAACAGCACCAGGACCAAACAGTGGTAAATTAGGAACTTGTTTAAGCCAATTATACCATGAAAATAAAAGAGGAAATGTTGTTGGATACTCAAAATTCGAAACATTCCCAGTATGGAATGTACCATTAAAACATCCTTTAAATATAGCGTATGAAGCTGCGACAGTAGATTTAAAAGATGTAAATATGATAGATTCATTCCACCTTGAAAAATATGGTGAAATGTCAGTTAACTACAATAGAGATTTAGAATTATTCCCAGTTCTTAAAAAGATAATAGAAAAAATAACAGGAAAAGAATCTATATATCAATCACCTACAGATATGGGTGTTAATAGAGTTGGATATGGTATAATAGATGATGAAGTTGTAGCAGAAGCATCAAGACAAGAAATAATAAGAAGATACTTTAAAACTGCTTGTGAATACAAAAAAGGACAAGTAGACAAAGGTGCTTATGAAAGAATAAAAGTAATAATGGAAGGTCTTAACTTAAAGCCTGAAGATAGAACAGTGGTTATGCCTGCTAGAAATTATAGCAATAAACTAAAAGAAACTGCTCAAAAGAACGATGTATGTCCAGTTGTTGCTATTGAATTAACTGATGGAACGATACTTACAGGTAAAGGGTCTGATTTAATGAATGCAACTGCAGCAGCTACATTAAATGCGATAAAATATTTAGCTAAAATAGATGATGAATTACATTTAATAGCTCCATCTATATTAGAACCAATTGTAAATTTAAAAACTAAAACATTAGGAAGTAGAAGTCCTGAATTGAGTTGTGAAGAGGTGTTAACTGCATTAAGTATATGTGCTGTTACAAATCCAACTGCACAAGCTGTACTTGATAAATTACCTTTATTAAAAGGAGCTCAAGCACATTCAACAACAATATTAAGTAAAAATGATGAACAAACATTTAGGGAGCTTGGAATAGATGTAACTAGTGATCCTGAATATCCATCACAAAATCTTTACTATGCAAACTAAAAAATAATTTAATTATTAATAAAGAAAATATAAGACCATATTACCCTTTAGGTAGTATGGTCTTTATTATATAAAATTGAACAATCTAAAATAAATATAAATATACGGTCATCAAGTTACTAAAATAAGTTAGTTCCTTGGAATAACTATTTTAAAGGTTTTTTTACAAATTTGCAAGTTATTTTTTAAAAAAGAATAAAATAAACTTATAAACTTATAAGAAATAGAGTTATAATTATATATTTAAAGATAAAAGTACTAAAAATTAAGTTATTATAGGTGATTATATTGGATGATAATAGAAAAATAATACATATAGATATGGATGCATTTTATGCATCTGTAGAACAAAGGGATAATCCTAGTTTAAAGGGAAAGCCAGTGATAGTTGGAGGCAATCCAGACGGTAGAGGTGTTGTAGCTACATGCTCGTATGAAGCTAGAAAATACGGAATACACTCAGCGATGCCATCAAAAGTAGCATATAAAAGATGTCCATATGCTGTTTTTGTAAGACCAAGGTTTGATATATATCATAAAGTATCTAATCAGATAAGAGAAGTTTTTCATAGATATACTGATTTAGTAGAACCGCTATCATTGGATGAAGCATATTTAGATGTAACTATTAATAAGATGAATATTAAATATGCTACAGATATTGCAAAAAGAATAAAAGAAGAAATATATGAAGAGGTTGGATTAACAGCATCTGCTGGAGTTTCATATAATAAGTTTTTAGCCAAATTAGCATCAGATTATCAGAAACCCAGTGGGTTGACTGTCATAACAAAAAAAAATAAGCAACAATTTTTAGATAGCTTGCCGATAAATAAATTTTTTGGCGTAGGTAAAGTCACAGAAAGACAATTAAGAAACTTAGGTATAAATAATGGATATGATTTAAGGATGTTAGAATTACGACAATTAGAGAAAATTTTTAAAAATAGAGGATATACATTTTATCAATTTGCAAGGGGAATAGACTATAGACCAGTACAACCCCACAGAGAAAGAAAATCTGTAGGATCAGAAAGTACATTAAGTATAAATTTAAATATTGAAGATGAAGAGGTTGTAGATATTCTAGATGAGATATGCCAAGATGTAGCTAATAGACTTAGATATTCAGGAAAAGCTGGTAAAACAGTAACATTAAAAATAAAATATGATGATTTTACTCAGATAACAAGAAGTGTAAGTTTAGAACATGAAATATCATTACATGAAGATATTAGAACTAATATATATAATTTAGTAAAGAATATAAAAAGTAATGATAAGCAGATTAGATTATTAGGAGTAACAGTTTCAAATTTAAATGATATAAAAGAAGTATGCACAAACATAACTATTTTTGAATATATAGAGAATATAGAGAATAAAACAAGCAATTAAAAATATTAGAAATTTATTATAAAAATAAATAGCATAAAAATCCATGAAATATATTTCATGGATTTTTTAATTAGAAGATTAATGAAAGTCATTATTAAAATTAAAAGAGTTTCAAGTATAAGTATATATCAATACTTGGATAATTAATTTAGGGGGATTTATATGCAAGATAATAATTTTAGAAAAATAAAACAAGTACTATGGATAATATTATTTGCAAATTTTTTTGTTGCAATACTAAAAATTTTAGTTGGTACGACAATAAAAAGTGCAAGTATGACTGCTGATGGGTTTCATTCTCTATCAGATGGAGCATCAAACATAGTTGGTATTGTTGGAATTGGTATTGCATCAAAACCGAAAGATAAGGAACATCCCTACGGACATACAAAATATGAAGTTATTGCAAGTATGTTTATTGGGGGCATGCTACTTATAATAGCTGGGAAAATAATATTAACATCTATATCAAGATTTTCAAATTCGATTCATCCTACAATAACTACGGAAAGTTTAATAGCATTAATTATAACGTTATGTATAAATATATTTGTAACTACTTATGAAAATAGAATAGGAAAAAAATTAAATAGCTATATATTAATATCGGATTCAATGCACACAAGAAGTGATATATTTGTATCTATAGGGGTATTATGTACTTTAATAGGAGTAAAATTAGGATTACCATCTATTATTGATCCAATAGCATCATTAATAGTTTCTGGGTTTATAATATACTCAGCTTATGAAATATTTAAGTCATCAACGGCTGTATTAGTAGATCAAGCTATAATAGATGAAAATGAGATAGAAAATATAGTTAAAACTTTCGAAGAAGTAAAAGGAGTTCATAAGATTAGAAATAGAGGATGTGGAAATGATATACACATTGATATGCACTTATTAATAGATCCTTATATTAGTATAGAGCACTCTCATTATTTAACACATGAAATCGAAGATAGAATAAAAAACACTTTAAATAAAAATGTTCAAGTTATTGTACATTTAGAGCCATTTTATGAAAATAGAAGTAAGTAAAATAGAATATAAAATTAGGCCTATTTATAGTATTATATATATTAATTACAAAAGAACATAATAGGGGGGACATATGCTAGAAATTATAGGAATGACAGTTGAAGATGCTAAAATGATAGAGGATTGTGGGGCAGACAGAATAGAACTGGTAAGTGCACTTACAGAAGGGGGTCTTACTCCTAGTTTTGGCCTTATAGAAAAAGTAGTAAATAGTGTTAAGATACCTGTAAATGTTATGATTAGACATCATGCAAATAGCTTTGTGTATAGCGAAGAAGATATTAATATAATGTTAAAGGATATAGAAATTGTTAATAGTATAGGTGCAAATGGTATTGTGTTAGGTTTATTGGATGATAAAGATAAAATAGATAAAGTTAATTTAAATAGATTGATAGAAAATACTAATTCATTAGACATAACTTTTCATAAGGCAATAGATGAAACTAATCCTGTAGAAAGTATAAAACTATTAAATAGTTATAGTAAAATAACAAATGTTCTTACATCTGGAGGAAAGGGAGATATAATAAATAATTTAGATACTATAAATAAAATGATTAATGAATCTAAAAATATAAAAGTGTTACTAGGTGGAGGTCTAAACTTTGATAATATAGAAAAAGTTAAAGAAAGTATATGTTGTTGTGATTATCACTTTGGTACAGCTGTGAGGACTGATAAAGATCCATTTAAAAAGATAGATGAAAAAAAACTTAAAAAATTAGTATCGATACTAAATAGTTAATAAAATAAGAAGTTAGATTTTTTTAAATCTAACTTCTTTTATGTATATTTATTGCATTAAAATAGATCTTAATTCATTGATATCAATAATTTTAATAACATCTTGAGCATAGTCAATAAGACCATCATCTTTCATTTTTATTAACTCCCTAGATAGAGAAGGTCTTGGTATACCTAACTTCTCAGATAATTTTTGTTTTGTCATATTAAGTTTAATAAAAATACTTTCTTGATTTTTAGATTCTACAACTAAATAGTTAGCAATTTTTTGACGTATGCTAGTCAATGAGAGTCCTGTAATAGAATTATTTAAGCTAATAATTTTATTTGTTAAATCATTTAAAAACATCGACAAGAATTCAGGATTATGAGAGCAAAAACTTATAAAGTCGTTTTTGCTAATAAACATAACACTACTTGGTTTTGATGCTAAAACTGTAGCTGGATATTTATTTGTATCAGAAAATGCTATCACTTCTCCAAAAAACTCGCCTCTAGTAAAAGAAGATAGATGAATAACATTATTGCTACTTAAGATACGCTTAATATCAATTTCTCCATCTAAAACTAAGCCTACTTTGGTACAAGGCGTTCCTTCAAGTGCTATAACATCATTTTTAGAGTAACTTATAACAGTGTATGGAGATTCTTCGAAGAACCTTAGTATATCATCTTTGCTCATAATCATAAATTTCACCAAACTTTCTTTATTATATAATAATGTAACCTATGTTACGGAAGTATATACTGATTATAACATATAATGAGTATATAAAATACACATTTAAAATGGAGGAATCAAAATGGAAGATAAAATGTTTTGTTTTCAATGTCAAGAAACAGCAGGATGTACAGGCTGTACAAAATTTGGAGTATGTGGAAAATCACCAGATTTAGCTAGAATGCAAGATTTATTAATATATACAACTAAAGGATTATCAGAAGTAACTACAAGATTGAGAGAAGAAGGAAAGCAAGTACCATCAAATGTCAATCATATAGTAACAATAAATTTATTTACTACAATAACAAATGCTAATTTTGATGATGAGATATTCTATGAAAGAGTAAAAGAAACATTAAATATTAAAGAAGAATTATTATCATTATTAGATAATAAATCTAATTTATCTGAAGCTGCATTATATAATGCTAACTCAAATGAAGAGATGGATAAAAAATCAACAAAGGTAGGCGTATTAGCTACTAAAAATGAAGACATAAGAAGTTTAAGAGAACTTATAATATATGGTATAAAAGGACTATCTGCATATATGAAACATGCAAATGCCCTAGGATATGATGATGAATCTATAAATATATTTATGCAAAGTACATTAGCAAAAATGCTAAATGACAGCTTAAGTATAGATGAATTAGTAGCATTAACTTTAGAAACTGGAAAAGTTGGTGTAGATGGAATGGCTTTATTAGATTCAGCTAACACAGGTACTTATGGTAATCCAGAAATAACAAAAGTTAATATAGGTGTTAGAAATAATCCAGGGATATTAGTATCAGGACATGACTTAAAAGACTTAGAATTATTATTAAAGCAAACAGAAGGAACAGGTATAGATGTTTATACACATTCAGAAATGTTACCAGCCCATTATTATCCAGCATTTAAGAAATACTCTCACTTTGCAGGAAACTATGG
Above is a genomic segment from Romboutsia lituseburensis containing:
- a CDS encoding ABC transporter ATP-binding protein, encoding MGDIEISALSGVDFSIHKGEFVVVAGASGAGKSTILNILGGMDSPTSGTVIVDNKKINNYLNKELITYRRFDIGFVFQFYNLVQNLTARENVELATQICKDPLDIDEIMAAVGLENRKNNFPAQLSGGEQQRVAIARALAKNPKLLLCDEPTGALDYNTGKSILKLLQDTCRKMGMTVIIITHNLALTPMGDKVIKVKNGKIESVTINEKPVPVERIEW
- a CDS encoding DUF1846 domain-containing protein; amino-acid sequence: MKIGFDHKKYLEEQSKYILERVNNFDKLYLEFGGKLMGDLHAKRVLPGFDENAKIKVLQNIKEKVEVVICVYAGDIERNKIRGDFGITYDMEVLRLIDDLRKYELDVNSVVITRFEGQPATTVFINKLERRGIKVYKHAPTKGYPTDVDTIVSDEGYGANPYIETTKPIVVVTAPGPNSGKLGTCLSQLYHENKRGNVVGYSKFETFPVWNVPLKHPLNIAYEAATVDLKDVNMIDSFHLEKYGEMSVNYNRDLELFPVLKKIIEKITGKESIYQSPTDMGVNRVGYGIIDDEVVAEASRQEIIRRYFKTACEYKKGQVDKGAYERIKVIMEGLNLKPEDRTVVMPARNYSNKLKETAQKNDVCPVVAIELTDGTILTGKGSDLMNATAAATLNAIKYLAKIDDELHLIAPSILEPIVNLKTKTLGSRSPELSCEEVLTALSICAVTNPTAQAVLDKLPLLKGAQAHSTTILSKNDEQTFRELGIDVTSDPEYPSQNLYYAN
- the hcp gene encoding hydroxylamine reductase, with the translated sequence MEDKMFCFQCQETAGCTGCTKFGVCGKSPDLARMQDLLIYTTKGLSEVTTRLREEGKQVPSNVNHIVTINLFTTITNANFDDEIFYERVKETLNIKEELLSLLDNKSNLSEAALYNANSNEEMDKKSTKVGVLATKNEDIRSLRELIIYGIKGLSAYMKHANALGYDDESINIFMQSTLAKMLNDSLSIDELVALTLETGKVGVDGMALLDSANTGTYGNPEITKVNIGVRNNPGILVSGHDLKDLELLLKQTEGTGIDVYTHSEMLPAHYYPAFKKYSHFAGNYGNAWWKQKEEFESFNGPILMTTNCIVPPKDSYKDRLYTTGAAGFVGCTHIKGASEDDKDFSQIIEQAKECQAPTEIETGEIIGGFAHNQVFALADQVVEAVKTGAIKKFFVMAGCDGRAKSRNYYTDFAKALPNDTVILTAGCAKYKYNKLPLGDINGIPRVLDAGQCNDSYSLALIALKLKEVFELQDINELPIAFNIAWYEQKAVIVLLSLLYLGVKNIHLGPTLPAFLSPNVAKVLVENFGIGGITNVEDDLKMFLGK
- a CDS encoding ABC transporter permease; this translates as MKSVLNKDIIRDIRKSRGRFLSILCIVALGVAFFSGIKVSPIVMKKTSDDYYDKYNFMDIKIISTLGLIDEDVNEVKKIPEVDGIFPTYSTDVLTDYKSEQHVLKIHALPINEIAQNSKNYINKVNVVDGRLPQNSGECVVEQNKVGKFDVPIGTKIKLESGTDDKLDNTLKKTEYTVVGKIETPYYLSYEKGSSSIGNGTISSVIMIPQDDFKIDSYTEMFVTLKGAKEKNSYDDKYFEDIKVVTNKIDDISKGRIDARYNEVINTANDELDKGKLEYYNKKKEVSEKLENAEINILNSEKQLKKGEEELKRNQQTIKKQIEDGKLKINQGENSLNNGYLQYEKGLKLFNDNKSKAEIGFKDAQQKLDDLNSKIDNLYSYNKTIESKLNDDSLSLDEIEYLKSELDKNNKIINDLNISYEQGIKNLNLKKQELINAEQKLTNTKETLDKNKQKLELEKRNLVLIEKKSEKEFKKSEERIKDGKIKLESGKLSLKESKEKAEDELDKANKKIKDSEDEIKKIEKPEWYILDRNSHYSYAEYASCASSIDALSKIFPVFFFSVAALVCLTTMTRMVDEQRVNIGTLKALGYTKGKIAKKYILYALIASLIGSIIGILIGFTVFPIVVFNAYKMMYVLPKVQLSFNFPLAMGVTFTAISITTIAAYSACYKELRENPSVLMRPKAPKNGKRIWLEKIPFIWDKVGFIGKVTIRNIFRYKKRFLMTILGISGCTALILTGLGIKDSIQMIVDVQYGRIFKYDMTITIDNSAKLSEIKKIHNRIDSTESIASYLFMNNQNGKLISDEKEKQITIVIPKDKIKMEEFIGLQDRASQKNIKIIEDGIVLSEKTARDLELKVGDTVEILNSKDQIAKAKIIGITENYVSHYVYMSKEYYKKLYKRDINYNRVVGTISDKSINGENTLSKDLVGYSKINGISFNTGVKENFENTVKSLNYVVLIMTISAGALAFVVLYNLTNVNISERIREIATIKVLGFYDNEVSAYIYRENIILTIIGTFVGLGIGKLLHQFIMITVEIESMMFGRVIGSKSYIIAAILTIVLGLIVNFTMYYKLKNVKMVESLKSVD
- the dinB gene encoding DNA polymerase IV; the protein is MDDNRKIIHIDMDAFYASVEQRDNPSLKGKPVIVGGNPDGRGVVATCSYEARKYGIHSAMPSKVAYKRCPYAVFVRPRFDIYHKVSNQIREVFHRYTDLVEPLSLDEAYLDVTINKMNIKYATDIAKRIKEEIYEEVGLTASAGVSYNKFLAKLASDYQKPSGLTVITKKNKQQFLDSLPINKFFGVGKVTERQLRNLGINNGYDLRMLELRQLEKIFKNRGYTFYQFARGIDYRPVQPHRERKSVGSESTLSINLNIEDEEVVDILDEICQDVANRLRYSGKAGKTVTLKIKYDDFTQITRSVSLEHEISLHEDIRTNIYNLVKNIKSNDKQIRLLGVTVSNLNDIKEVCTNITIFEYIENIENKTSN
- a CDS encoding copper homeostasis protein CutC yields the protein MLEIIGMTVEDAKMIEDCGADRIELVSALTEGGLTPSFGLIEKVVNSVKIPVNVMIRHHANSFVYSEEDINIMLKDIEIVNSIGANGIVLGLLDDKDKIDKVNLNRLIENTNSLDITFHKAIDETNPVESIKLLNSYSKITNVLTSGGKGDIINNLDTINKMINESKNIKVLLGGGLNFDNIEKVKESICCCDYHFGTAVRTDKDPFKKIDEKKLKKLVSILNS
- a CDS encoding Crp/Fnr family transcriptional regulator translates to MIMSKDDILRFFEESPYTVISYSKNDVIALEGTPCTKVGLVLDGEIDIKRILSSNNVIHLSSFTRGEFFGEVIAFSDTNKYPATVLASKPSSVMFISKNDFISFCSHNPEFLSMFLNDLTNKIISLNNSITGLSLTSIRQKIANYLVVESKNQESIFIKLNMTKQKLSEKLGIPRPSLSRELIKMKDDGLIDYAQDVIKIIDINELRSILMQ
- a CDS encoding cation diffusion facilitator family transporter; its protein translation is MQDNNFRKIKQVLWIILFANFFVAILKILVGTTIKSASMTADGFHSLSDGASNIVGIVGIGIASKPKDKEHPYGHTKYEVIASMFIGGMLLIIAGKIILTSISRFSNSIHPTITTESLIALIITLCINIFVTTYENRIGKKLNSYILISDSMHTRSDIFVSIGVLCTLIGVKLGLPSIIDPIASLIVSGFIIYSAYEIFKSSTAVLVDQAIIDENEIENIVKTFEEVKGVHKIRNRGCGNDIHIDMHLLIDPYISIEHSHYLTHEIEDRIKNTLNKNVQVIVHLEPFYENRSK